One genomic region from Thermodesulfobacteriota bacterium encodes:
- a CDS encoding ABC transporter permease: MRSLLTMLGIIIGVAAVVIMVAIGSGASAQIARQIESVGSNLLIVIPGTTTAGGVRMGAGTVSTLTLADSEAIVQNCPSVARVAPVWGGVAQAVYGNQNWSTGVTGTTISMFAIRDWTLTAGRFFTGQETKAAAKVALLGQTVVNNLFGGADPIGEIVRIKGMPMQVIGVLAVKGQSPRGDDQDDAIYVPITTAQKRLFGTHIPGTVRVIMVQARDTELMAKAEEEINPLLEQRHRIQKGADRDFTVRNLSEILAAAQAAYKTMSLLLGSIALVSLIVGGIGIMNIMLVSVTERTREIGIRMAVGAQESDILTQFLIESLVLSLVGGVIGVILGLTGAEIMAAMSDWPVLISWQALLLAFAFSAMVGIFFGFYPARKAARLNPIDALRYE; encoded by the coding sequence ATGCGGTCGCTGCTCACCATGCTTGGCATTATTATCGGCGTGGCGGCAGTGGTTATCATGGTGGCCATCGGTTCCGGCGCCAGCGCCCAGATTGCCCGTCAGATTGAAAGCGTAGGATCTAATTTGCTCATCGTCATCCCGGGAACGACAACCGCCGGCGGCGTACGTATGGGGGCCGGCACGGTTTCAACCTTAACCCTGGCCGACTCAGAGGCAATCGTTCAGAACTGTCCGAGCGTAGCCCGGGTAGCGCCTGTTTGGGGTGGAGTAGCCCAGGCCGTTTACGGCAACCAGAACTGGAGTACAGGGGTCACCGGGACAACAATTTCAATGTTTGCAATCAGGGATTGGACGTTGACAGCGGGCCGCTTTTTTACGGGACAAGAGACAAAAGCAGCGGCAAAGGTGGCTCTTCTTGGACAGACCGTGGTTAACAATCTTTTCGGTGGCGCCGATCCCATAGGCGAGATAGTGCGGATCAAAGGTATGCCTATGCAGGTCATTGGGGTACTCGCAGTCAAGGGGCAGTCCCCTCGTGGCGATGACCAGGACGATGCTATCTATGTTCCCATCACTACCGCGCAGAAAAGACTGTTCGGGACCCATATCCCGGGCACAGTACGCGTCATAATGGTACAAGCCAGGGATACGGAACTCATGGCCAAGGCCGAGGAGGAAATTAACCCTCTTCTGGAACAGCGCCACCGGATTCAGAAAGGCGCCGACCGGGACTTCACGGTACGCAATCTCTCTGAAATCCTGGCCGCAGCCCAGGCCGCATACAAAACTATGTCGCTCCTCTTAGGTTCTATCGCCCTGGTTTCGCTCATAGTCGGTGGGATCGGTATCATGAATATCATGCTGGTGTCAGTGACTGAACGCACCAGGGAAATCGGTATTCGTATGGCGGTGGGGGCACAGGAAAGCGATATCTTGACCCAGTTCCTGATTGAATCCCTGGTTCTGAGTCTTGTCGGGGGTGTAATCGGTGTCATCCTCGGATTGACCGGAGCTGAGATCATGGCTGCCATGTCGGACTGGCCAGTGCTCATTTCATGGCAGGCTTTGCTCCTGGCTTTCGCGTTTTCTGCGATGGTCGGGATCTTCTTTGGGTTCTATCCGGCCCGCAAGGCCGCCCGCCTCAACCCGATCGATGCCTTGCGGTATGAATAG
- a CDS encoding ABC transporter ATP-binding protein translates to MPPLIDTRNLTKIYRLGDISVRALDNVTLSIGAAEFTAIMGHSGSGKSTFMNILGCLDRPTSGQYLLEGEDVSNLSTKQLATIRNRRIGFVFQGFNLLRRTSALENVELPLIYSHIPAKERRTKSLEALEIVGLSGHEHHHSNQLSGGQQQRVAIARALVNSPSIILADEPTGNLDTKTSLEIMAIFQTLNSEQGITVIIVTHEPDIAAFTRRHIVFRDGQIIEDKANEPRIGN, encoded by the coding sequence ATGCCACCGCTGATCGATACCCGAAACCTGACCAAGATATATCGCCTAGGCGATATATCCGTTAGGGCGTTGGACAATGTCACCCTTTCCATCGGCGCTGCAGAGTTCACGGCCATCATGGGGCACTCGGGATCCGGTAAATCAACCTTCATGAATATACTGGGGTGCCTGGATCGGCCCACAAGCGGTCAATACCTGCTGGAAGGGGAAGACGTCAGCAACCTTTCCACGAAACAGCTGGCCACCATTCGCAATCGCCGGATAGGTTTTGTCTTCCAGGGGTTTAACCTTCTGCGTCGCACCTCTGCGCTGGAAAACGTAGAACTCCCCCTTATCTACAGCCACATTCCGGCAAAGGAACGCCGCACGAAATCCCTTGAGGCCCTGGAAATCGTAGGCCTTTCCGGGCACGAACACCACCATTCCAACCAGCTGTCCGGCGGCCAGCAGCAGCGGGTAGCAATCGCCCGAGCCCTCGTCAATAGCCCATCCATTATCCTGGCTGATGAGCCGACCGGCAACTTGGATACGAAGACCAGCCTGGAAATAATGGCCATCTTTCAGACCCTCAACAGCGAACAGGGAATTACGGTTATTATAGTAACCCATGAGCCGGACATCGCTGCCTTTACGCGTAGGCATATAGTATTCAGAGATGGACAAATTATAGAAGATAAAGCAAATGAACCCAGAATAGGGAACTAA